The DNA window ATAAGGATTCCCCTGAATCACAATGTGATCAACATTCTCAATATATGGAAGAAATTTTTGCGATAATCCTTTTAATTGATCACGGATTTCTTTTTTATACTCGCGCACTGATTTGGTTTTTTCATTTTTCTTTGTTGCCATGGGGGGATGTTCAATGACATGCAAAAGGTAAACTTCTGCATCAAAGGTTTCTGCTATAGTGGATGCAATCTCGAGAGCTGAAAAAGAATGTTCAGAGAGATCAGTTGGAACAAGTATCTTCTCCAGAACTCTTTGTGGTTTAAGATGAACTAAAATTTTAGTAATAAAACAAACCTCCCGAATATTCTTTCCATTTATCAGAAAATAACATTCGGCAAAATTTAATTAATAACAATTTTGCTTTCCAAAGTTCTTTAATTTTAAGTATATAAAAAAGAACTTTTTAGAACATAAGGAAAGAGTTCAGACCCTAAAAACCTCTCACAACTCTTTCATTTATAGGTGTGCAGTATTTTCATATAATTTGCACGTTCAAACGCTGCCGGATTGGCAACTGATTTATGACTCATACTTCCGCGCATTTGCTCAAGCGACTCATATTCGTGTTCTTCCATCCACTTCGTGATGTCAGTTAAGACAGTTGCAATGTGGCCAATTCCGTTTTTAACCAGTGTCGAGAACATCTGTGTGGCAGATGCACCAGCCATGATCATTTTAAGAACATCTTCTGCCGACATGACACCTCGAGTTGCAGCAAGATCTGCTTTAATTCTTCCGTAGAGAATTGCAATCCATCGTAATGGCAATCTTGAAGCGAAGGGCGTACTGAGTATCACATTTGGAACGACTTCCAGATTCTCAAGATCAATGTCAGGTTGATAAAATCGATTGAACAGAATTAATCCATCTGCACCTGCATCATCAAGCTGTTTTGCCATCGATGCAACCGAACTAAAGAAAGGACTCAGCTTAACTGCAACCGGAATCTTTACAGCT is part of the Ignavibacteria bacterium genome and encodes:
- a CDS encoding universal stress protein, with amino-acid sequence MINGKNIREVCFITKILVHLKPQRVLEKILVPTDLSEHSFSALEIASTIAETFDAEVYLLHVIEHPPMATKKNEKTKSVREYKKEIRDQLKGLSQKFLPYIENVDHIVIQGNPYKEILKYVVENEIGLIVLATHGRTGFKHVLIGSIAEKIVRHSPIPVLTVKPTDVREKFLTRDDVEKELHLKYKRDEFLEL
- a CDS encoding dihydroorotate dehydrogenase-like protein, whose translation is EYLKHIQKVKEAVDIPVIASLNGKSLGGWTNYAKKIEEAGANALELNIYFLATDINKSCSEVDKMYVDILKEVKKAVKIPVAVKLSPFFSSVASMAKQLDDAGADGLILFNRFYQPDIDLENLEVVPNVILSTPFASRLPLRWIAILYGRIKADLAATRGVMSAEDVLKMIMAGASATQMFSTLVKNGIGHIATVLTDITKWMEEHEYESLEQMRGSMSHKSVANPAAFERANYMKILHTYK